One part of the Alistipes onderdonkii genome encodes these proteins:
- a CDS encoding SulP family inorganic anion transporter: MKHIASFRPRFFEVLRGYSRQTFSADLMAGLVVGIVALPLAIAFGIASGVSPEKGIITAVVAGFVVSLLGGSRVQIGGPTGAFIVIVYGVVQQYGETGLLVATFMAGVLLVAMGLFKLGAVIRFIPYPVVVGFTAGIALTIFTTQIADLFGMDFGGEPVPGDFIGKWMLYFRHFGSVDWANLAVGLCSILLIVLTPRFSRRIPGSLVAIVVLTAGVWALRTYAGMEGVDTIGDRFTIRAELPAAAMPAMDWEVMRSLFPVALTIALLGAIESLLSATVADGVTGDRHDSNTELMAQGAANLLTPLFGGIPATGAIARTMTNINNGGRTPVAGIIHAGVLLLILLLMMPLAQYIPMACLAGVLVVVSYNMSGWRTFRALLRTPLSDRAVLLVTFFLTVVFDLTVAIEVGLLIACVLFLRRVMETTEISVIRNEIDPSAGSDARLHEEPLAIPSGIEVYEIDGPYFFGIATRFEELMMQMGDRPRVRIIRMRRVPFIDSTGLHNLETLCRMSQRAGSTLVLSGVNPGVRATLENAGICNLLGEENICPDIHAALERARVLAAQSGTGK, from the coding sequence ATGAAACATATCGCATCGTTCCGTCCCCGGTTCTTCGAAGTGCTCCGGGGGTATTCGCGCCAGACGTTTTCGGCCGACCTGATGGCCGGCCTGGTTGTGGGCATCGTGGCCCTGCCGTTGGCTATCGCCTTCGGTATCGCTTCGGGCGTGTCGCCCGAAAAGGGAATCATCACGGCTGTGGTCGCGGGGTTCGTCGTCTCGCTGCTGGGCGGAAGCCGGGTACAGATCGGCGGCCCTACGGGCGCCTTCATCGTCATTGTCTACGGCGTCGTCCAGCAATACGGCGAAACGGGGCTGCTGGTTGCGACGTTCATGGCCGGCGTGCTGCTGGTTGCGATGGGGTTGTTCAAACTCGGTGCCGTCATCCGGTTCATTCCCTATCCCGTCGTGGTGGGGTTCACAGCCGGCATCGCCCTGACGATTTTCACGACGCAGATCGCAGACCTGTTCGGGATGGATTTCGGCGGGGAACCCGTGCCGGGGGATTTCATCGGCAAGTGGATGCTCTATTTCCGCCATTTCGGTTCGGTCGACTGGGCGAACCTGGCCGTGGGGCTGTGCAGCATTTTGCTGATTGTCCTCACACCCAGGTTTTCGCGCCGTATCCCGGGGTCGCTGGTGGCCATCGTCGTGCTGACGGCCGGGGTTTGGGCGCTTCGGACGTATGCGGGCATGGAGGGCGTCGATACCATCGGCGACCGCTTTACGATCCGTGCCGAATTACCTGCCGCAGCCATGCCCGCGATGGATTGGGAGGTGATGCGCAGCCTGTTCCCCGTGGCTTTGACCATTGCGCTGCTGGGGGCTATCGAATCCCTGCTTTCGGCGACGGTCGCCGACGGTGTGACCGGCGACCGCCACGATTCGAATACCGAGCTGATGGCGCAGGGTGCCGCCAACCTGCTCACTCCGCTGTTCGGCGGCATTCCGGCCACGGGTGCCATCGCCCGGACGATGACCAATATCAACAACGGCGGCCGGACACCCGTGGCGGGCATTATCCATGCCGGGGTGCTGCTGCTGATCCTGTTGCTGATGATGCCGCTGGCGCAGTATATCCCGATGGCCTGTCTTGCGGGCGTGCTTGTGGTCGTTTCCTATAACATGAGCGGCTGGCGGACTTTCCGGGCTTTGCTGCGCACGCCCCTTTCCGACAGGGCCGTTCTGCTGGTTACCTTTTTCCTGACGGTGGTCTTCGACCTGACGGTGGCCATCGAGGTGGGGCTGCTCATCGCCTGCGTGCTGTTCCTGCGGCGTGTGATGGAGACGACCGAAATATCGGTAATACGCAATGAAATCGACCCCTCGGCGGGTTCCGATGCCCGGCTGCACGAAGAGCCGCTGGCCATACCCTCCGGGATCGAGGTGTATGAGATCGACGGCCCCTATTTCTTCGGCATCGCTACTCGCTTCGAGGAGTTGATGATGCAGATGGGCGACCGTCCCCGGGTGCGGATCATCCGTATGCGCCGCGTGCCGTTCATCGACTCCACGGGGCTCCATAATCTGGAAACCCTGTGCCGGATGTCGCAGCGGGCGGGGAGTACCCTCGTGCTGTCGGGCGTGAACCCGGGCGTGCGCGCTACGCTGGAGAATGCCGGGATCTGCAACCTGCTCGGCGAGGAGAACATTTGCCCCGACATCCATGCGGCGCTCGAGCGCGCCCGGGTGTTGGCCGCCCAGTCCGGGACGGGGAAGTAG
- a CDS encoding TonB-dependent receptor codes for MKRFLLPIAAAVIGTAAHAQAVEAGQEDSLRMYRLQEIEVTATRADAATPVAYTDIARDEIARNSFGFDIPSVLALTPSMVATNETGIGIGATSVRLRGTDATRLNVTINGVSMNNPDSHSMYWYDTPDLISSVGTVQVQRGAGISTNGTGAFGGAVNMTTEALPTDFNGSASLSYGSYNTNKQAVQVSSGLMGGHWAVDARLTHIGSDGYIDRGATDLKSYMFQGAYYNGNTMLKLVSFGGKAKTYLTYNGVTKEDMKRYGRRYHDSGQYVTSDGPFVLADGTHVDYYDDQTDNYLQINNQLILNHRINDRWVMNATAFYTYGYGYYRQYKDDAWLAGYTNLQSDIEQADLIREKIMRNHLGGINASAAYSVRNLDLTFGGSWSYYSCPHWGTLDWVDGLKKSDIRGRWYDNDVDKQDANVFVRANWTVARGLRLFADMQYRYVHYQAWGVNDNYNWDTSAMQPIDVDKKYHFFNPRAGIHYTLADRHNFYASFAVAQKEPTRSDFTDRYMFSGDNSYPSSEKLYDYELGYRYDTPKFSAGVNLYYMKYKDQLVATGMVNDGDDALNTNVEDSYRRGIELSAQWKATGWFTLSGHATFSRNRIEDYVDALKDSPTFGQNLGDMTISYSPDVIAGVLFDFHCKGFEAVFHTQYVGKQYFTNNEIDALSLDSYCTTNLNLGYTLRTKAARSVRFGLMVYNLFDSEYCGNGYGYSYMDDGKRTDVALYFPQAPLNVLANVTVKF; via the coding sequence ATGAAAAGGTTTTTACTACCCATTGCGGCCGCCGTCATAGGCACCGCCGCACATGCCCAGGCCGTGGAGGCCGGGCAGGAAGACTCGCTGCGCATGTACCGGTTGCAGGAGATCGAAGTCACCGCCACACGCGCCGACGCGGCCACGCCCGTGGCCTACACGGACATCGCGCGCGACGAGATCGCCCGCAACAGCTTTGGATTCGACATCCCGTCGGTACTGGCGCTGACCCCCTCGATGGTCGCCACCAACGAAACCGGCATCGGCATCGGCGCCACCTCGGTACGGCTGCGCGGCACGGACGCCACGCGCTTGAATGTGACGATCAACGGCGTTTCGATGAACAACCCCGACTCGCACTCGATGTACTGGTACGACACGCCCGACCTGATCTCGTCGGTAGGGACGGTGCAGGTGCAGCGCGGAGCAGGCATCTCGACCAATGGCACGGGTGCCTTCGGCGGCGCGGTGAACATGACCACCGAGGCACTCCCGACCGATTTCAACGGCTCGGCATCGCTCTCCTACGGATCGTACAACACCAACAAGCAGGCCGTGCAGGTTTCATCGGGCCTCATGGGCGGCCACTGGGCCGTGGATGCACGCCTGACCCATATCGGCTCGGACGGCTACATCGACCGCGGGGCCACGGATCTCAAATCCTACATGTTCCAGGGTGCCTATTACAACGGCAATACGATGCTGAAACTGGTTTCGTTCGGCGGCAAGGCCAAGACCTACCTCACCTATAACGGCGTCACGAAGGAGGACATGAAGCGCTACGGACGCCGGTACCACGACAGCGGGCAGTACGTCACCTCGGACGGCCCCTTCGTGCTGGCCGACGGCACGCACGTCGACTACTACGACGACCAGACGGACAACTACCTGCAGATCAACAACCAGCTGATCCTCAACCACCGTATCAACGACCGCTGGGTGATGAACGCCACGGCGTTCTACACGTACGGATACGGCTATTACAGGCAGTACAAGGACGACGCATGGCTGGCGGGCTACACCAACCTGCAGAGCGACATCGAACAGGCCGACCTGATCCGCGAAAAGATCATGCGCAACCACCTGGGAGGCATCAACGCCTCGGCCGCCTACTCGGTACGCAACCTCGACCTCACGTTCGGCGGTTCGTGGAGCTATTACTCCTGTCCCCACTGGGGCACGCTGGACTGGGTGGACGGCCTGAAGAAAAGCGACATCCGGGGGCGCTGGTACGACAACGACGTCGACAAACAAGACGCCAACGTCTTCGTGCGCGCCAACTGGACAGTCGCCCGGGGGTTGCGCCTGTTCGCCGACATGCAATACCGCTATGTGCATTACCAGGCGTGGGGCGTCAACGACAACTACAACTGGGACACCTCCGCGATGCAGCCTATCGACGTAGATAAGAAATACCATTTCTTCAACCCGCGCGCGGGCATTCATTACACGCTCGCCGACCGCCACAACTTCTACGCATCGTTCGCCGTCGCACAGAAGGAGCCTACGCGCAGCGACTTCACCGACCGTTATATGTTCTCCGGCGACAACTCGTATCCCTCGTCCGAGAAACTCTACGACTATGAACTTGGCTACCGGTACGACACGCCGAAATTCAGCGCAGGCGTAAACCTCTACTACATGAAATACAAGGATCAGCTGGTCGCCACGGGCATGGTCAACGACGGCGACGATGCCCTGAACACGAACGTGGAGGACAGCTACCGCCGGGGCATCGAACTTTCGGCGCAATGGAAAGCCACGGGCTGGTTCACGCTCAGCGGGCACGCCACGTTCAGCCGGAACAGGATCGAGGATTACGTCGACGCCCTCAAGGACAGCCCCACCTTCGGACAGAACCTGGGCGACATGACCATCTCCTACTCGCCCGACGTAATCGCCGGGGTGCTCTTCGACTTCCACTGCAAGGGCTTCGAGGCTGTATTCCACACGCAGTATGTCGGCAAGCAGTATTTCACGAACAACGAAATCGACGCCCTGTCGCTCGACAGCTATTGCACGACCAACCTCAACCTGGGCTATACGCTCCGCACGAAAGCCGCCCGCAGCGTCCGCTTCGGGCTCATGGTCTACAACCTCTTCGATTCGGAGTACTGCGGCAACGGGTACGGCTATTCCTACATGGACGACGGCAAGCGTACGGACGTCGCACTCTACTTCCCGCAGGCCCCGCTGAACGTGCTGGCCAACGTGACGGTGAAATTCTGA
- the pnuC gene encoding nicotinamide riboside transporter PnuC gives MDWKLVLQIAGVVLGLLYLWLEYRADIRLWVVGLIMPLVHGALYYKAGLYADCSMQAYYVLAGLYGWIVWHNAPRRKAAADRIGHTPLRQAAGLIAVYAAAHTGIYFLLVGFTNSTVPFWDAMTTAGSIVAMWMLSRKYVEQWLVWLAVDLVTVGLYLYKGIPLTAGLYALYSALAVAGYLRWKAKMRA, from the coding sequence ATGGACTGGAAACTCGTACTGCAAATCGCCGGGGTCGTGCTGGGGCTGCTCTACCTGTGGCTGGAATACCGGGCCGACATCCGCCTGTGGGTCGTCGGGCTCATCATGCCGCTGGTGCACGGTGCACTCTACTACAAGGCGGGGCTGTATGCCGACTGCTCGATGCAGGCCTACTACGTACTGGCCGGCCTTTACGGGTGGATCGTATGGCATAACGCACCGCGAAGGAAAGCAGCGGCCGACCGGATCGGGCATACGCCCCTGCGCCAGGCTGCGGGGCTGATTGCCGTCTACGCCGCAGCGCATACGGGCATCTACTTCCTGCTCGTGGGATTCACCAACAGCACCGTGCCGTTCTGGGACGCGATGACCACGGCCGGAAGCATCGTGGCGATGTGGATGCTCTCGCGCAAGTACGTCGAGCAATGGCTCGTATGGCTGGCCGTAGACCTGGTAACGGTGGGGCTGTACCTCTACAAGGGCATCCCGCTGACGGCAGGCCTGTACGCCCTCTACTCGGCGCTGGCAGTCGCGGGTTATCTTCGCTGGAAAGCAAAAATGCGCGCATAG
- a CDS encoding DUF1080 domain-containing protein: MNIRFLFAALVCALALGSCGGNARTELFNGKDLAGWVCVVDSLGDVPAGEVFTVRDGNIRIAGQPFGYMRTARQYGDYRLHAEWRWIGEATNSGIFQRVQEGDKVWPQGIECQLMAGRAGDLVLLGGARAAGIEPVGKFPVKARIGAAGCEKPAGEWNEAEIVCQGDRMTVYINGMLQNECSGTDRTGYIALQSEGGTLEFRNVYLTDVK, translated from the coding sequence ATGAATATCCGATTTCTTTTCGCAGCGCTGGTTTGTGCGCTGGCTTTGGGTTCATGCGGCGGAAATGCCCGAACCGAACTTTTCAATGGCAAAGACCTTGCGGGTTGGGTATGCGTCGTCGACAGCCTGGGCGACGTGCCTGCCGGGGAGGTATTCACCGTCCGGGACGGCAATATCCGTATCGCGGGGCAGCCGTTCGGCTACATGCGTACCGCGCGGCAGTACGGCGATTACAGGCTCCACGCCGAGTGGCGCTGGATCGGCGAAGCTACGAACAGCGGCATTTTCCAGCGCGTGCAGGAGGGCGACAAGGTCTGGCCCCAAGGGATCGAATGCCAGCTCATGGCAGGGCGTGCGGGCGACCTGGTGTTGCTCGGGGGTGCAAGGGCCGCCGGGATCGAACCGGTGGGGAAATTCCCGGTAAAGGCTCGGATCGGCGCTGCCGGCTGCGAAAAGCCGGCAGGCGAGTGGAACGAGGCCGAGATCGTCTGCCAGGGCGACCGGATGACCGTCTATATCAACGGCATGTTGCAGAACGAATGTTCGGGTACGGATCGCACGGGCTACATTGCGCTCCAGAGCGAAGGCGGTACCCTGGAGTTCCGCAATGTCTACCTCACCGATGTGAAATAG
- a CDS encoding MmcQ/YjbR family DNA-binding protein: MDVLAFRDYCLSLPLTEECTPFDETTLVYKVGGKMYAYADMENFGRVAVKCDPDEAVSLREEYPDVTPAWHSSKKHWNDIRTTGDLPDAFIRAQIRNSYLLVLRQNVTPKSLCEEILAYVGEHGLPE; the protein is encoded by the coding sequence ATGGATGTCCTGGCTTTTCGCGACTACTGCCTGTCGCTGCCCCTGACCGAGGAATGTACGCCCTTCGACGAAACTACGCTGGTCTATAAGGTCGGCGGGAAGATGTATGCCTATGCCGATATGGAGAATTTCGGGCGGGTCGCCGTGAAGTGCGACCCCGACGAGGCGGTTTCCCTGCGCGAGGAGTATCCCGACGTCACGCCTGCGTGGCATTCGAGCAAAAAGCACTGGAACGACATCCGCACGACGGGCGACCTGCCCGATGCCTTTATCCGGGCGCAGATCCGCAATTCCTACCTGCTCGTGCTGCGGCAGAACGTTACGCCCAAGTCCCTGTGCGAGGAGATACTGGCCTATGTCGGGGAACACGGCCTGCCCGAATAG
- a CDS encoding diacylglycerol/lipid kinase family protein, producing the protein MEAGKVKWFVIVNPVAGGGRGLDHFPQISRYLRDAQILCEPVFTEHKFHATELTVTAVNEGYRHIIVVGGDGTLHEVVNGLFIQQKVCPDEVLLAVVAVGTGNDWVRTFGISNRYQDAVKAISEGYSFLQDVGVVSYEESHYRQSRYMANVAGAGFDAHVVRKFSHLKKKGRKNRWIYTWCLVRQFFRYKSTGMKVWVDDRLVYNNLLLSIAIGICKYNGGGMQQLPEAVADDGMLDVSLIRPVHFWHLLFRFHYLFNGGIYRIRHILQERGSRIRIESSPEISVEVDGELLGETPLEFSILHKAIRIVVSKEFYDKRPETSCSCTVPEV; encoded by the coding sequence TTGGAAGCCGGAAAGGTCAAATGGTTCGTCATCGTCAATCCCGTGGCCGGAGGCGGCCGCGGGCTTGACCATTTCCCGCAGATATCGCGCTACCTGCGCGATGCGCAGATACTCTGCGAACCGGTCTTCACGGAACATAAGTTCCACGCCACGGAACTTACCGTGACGGCCGTCAACGAGGGGTATCGGCATATCATCGTCGTCGGGGGCGACGGCACCCTGCACGAGGTGGTCAACGGGCTGTTCATCCAGCAGAAGGTCTGCCCCGACGAGGTACTGCTTGCGGTGGTCGCCGTCGGTACGGGCAACGACTGGGTGCGCACGTTCGGTATTTCGAACCGCTACCAGGATGCCGTGAAGGCGATCAGCGAAGGGTATTCGTTCCTGCAGGACGTGGGCGTGGTCTCTTACGAGGAGTCGCACTACCGCCAGAGCCGTTACATGGCCAACGTCGCGGGTGCGGGTTTCGACGCCCATGTGGTGCGCAAGTTCTCGCACCTCAAGAAGAAGGGGCGCAAGAACCGCTGGATCTACACATGGTGTCTGGTCAGGCAATTCTTTCGTTATAAATCTACCGGAATGAAGGTGTGGGTCGATGACCGGCTGGTCTACAACAACCTGCTGCTAAGCATCGCCATCGGTATCTGCAAGTATAACGGCGGCGGTATGCAGCAGCTTCCCGAGGCTGTGGCCGACGACGGCATGCTCGACGTGTCGCTCATCCGGCCGGTGCATTTCTGGCACCTGCTGTTCCGGTTCCACTACCTGTTCAACGGCGGCATATACCGTATCCGGCATATCCTCCAGGAGCGCGGCAGCCGTATCCGCATCGAGTCGTCGCCCGAAATATCGGTCGAGGTGGACGGGGAGCTGCTGGGCGAAACGCCGCTCGAATTCTCAATCCTCCACAAGGCGATCCGGATCGTGGTGTCCAAGGAATTTTACGACAAACGCCCCGAGACGTCGTGTTCGTGTACGGTGCCGGAGGTGTAG
- a CDS encoding aminoacyl-histidine dipeptidase, whose amino-acid sequence MDKNLSALKPALVWKHFAQIVRIPRPSSHEEKIRKYVMDFAKSRGLECKEDAAHNVYVRKPASKGMEDRKGVILQAHLDMVPQKNNDKKFDFTKDPIDAYIDGEWVTADGTTLGADNGIGAAAILAVLEDDTLVHGPLEALFTATEETGMDGAFGLKKGLLRGDILLNLDSETEGELYVGCAGGLDANVTFKYAAEKTPVRNYTAAKITVKGLKGGHSGIQIGCQRANANKVLFRFLNAASAPHDVLLCSVDGGGLRNAIPREAEAVVMVKTKEYEAFAKELKAYEKVVKAEYAGIEDAVSVKIRECEAPAEMVAREVAEKLTKAVVGCPDGVQKMSMAMPGLVQTSSNLARVVSDGKTVKLQCLLRSSVNTEKAALGEAIAAVFSLAGAKVQLSGSYDGWNPDMDSPILKAMTASYKALYGKQPAVTAIHAGLECGIIGSKYPKMDMISFGPTICYPHSPDEKVEIASVGKFYEFMVDTLRNIPKK is encoded by the coding sequence ATGGACAAGAACCTGTCTGCGCTCAAGCCGGCGCTCGTCTGGAAACATTTTGCTCAGATCGTCCGCATCCCGCGCCCCTCGTCGCACGAGGAGAAGATCCGCAAGTACGTCATGGATTTCGCCAAGTCCCGGGGACTGGAATGCAAGGAGGACGCTGCGCACAACGTCTATGTCCGCAAGCCTGCCTCGAAAGGGATGGAAGACCGCAAGGGCGTCATCCTGCAGGCGCACCTCGACATGGTGCCCCAGAAGAACAACGATAAGAAGTTCGACTTCACCAAAGACCCCATCGACGCCTACATCGACGGCGAATGGGTCACGGCCGACGGTACGACGCTCGGGGCCGACAACGGCATCGGCGCCGCGGCGATCCTTGCCGTGCTGGAGGACGACACGCTGGTGCACGGCCCCCTCGAAGCCTTGTTTACCGCAACCGAGGAGACCGGTATGGACGGTGCCTTCGGGTTGAAAAAAGGCCTGCTCCGCGGCGATATCCTGCTGAACCTCGATTCGGAGACCGAAGGCGAGCTGTATGTGGGCTGCGCCGGCGGGCTCGATGCCAACGTCACCTTCAAATATGCGGCGGAGAAGACGCCCGTGCGGAATTATACCGCTGCGAAGATCACGGTCAAGGGGCTCAAGGGCGGGCACTCGGGCATCCAGATCGGATGCCAGCGTGCCAATGCCAACAAGGTGCTGTTCCGCTTCCTGAACGCCGCTTCGGCGCCGCACGACGTGTTGCTGTGTTCGGTGGACGGCGGCGGCCTGCGTAATGCCATCCCCCGCGAGGCCGAGGCTGTGGTGATGGTCAAAACGAAAGAGTACGAGGCATTCGCCAAGGAGCTGAAGGCGTATGAGAAGGTCGTCAAGGCCGAATACGCGGGCATCGAGGATGCCGTGTCGGTCAAGATAAGGGAGTGCGAAGCCCCTGCGGAGATGGTTGCCCGCGAGGTGGCTGAGAAACTTACGAAGGCTGTGGTCGGCTGCCCCGACGGCGTGCAGAAGATGTCGATGGCCATGCCGGGGCTGGTGCAGACTTCGAGCAACCTCGCACGCGTGGTGTCCGACGGAAAGACGGTCAAATTGCAATGCCTGCTGCGCAGTTCGGTCAACACCGAAAAGGCCGCGCTGGGCGAGGCCATTGCCGCCGTGTTCTCACTGGCCGGCGCCAAGGTGCAGCTTTCGGGCAGCTACGACGGATGGAACCCCGACATGGATTCGCCGATCCTGAAGGCCATGACCGCTTCGTACAAAGCCCTTTATGGCAAGCAACCCGCCGTGACGGCGATTCACGCCGGGCTGGAGTGCGGCATCATCGGCAGCAAATACCCCAAGATGGACATGATCTCGTTCGGCCCCACGATCTGTTACCCGCACTCGCCCGACGAGAAGGTGGAGATCGCATCGGTCGGCAAGTTCTACGAGTTCATGGTCGACACGCTGCGCAACATCCCCAAAAAGTAG
- a CDS encoding PhoH family protein, which produces MTEAVGKEIAIEGVDPRELYGPRNTYLDQIKALHPQLRIVARGSSLKVLGSEAETQRFGRHMEGLVAYYLKYGHISSEVIAQAFAGGIAGQEAPADKDVIVYGNNGNIIRARTVNQQKLVSLYGRNDLLFAVGPAGSGKTYTAIALAVRALKEKEVRRIILTRPAVEAGEKLGFLPGDMKEKLDPYLQPLYDALNDMIPPAKLAKYLEEGTVQIAPLAYMRGRTLDNAFVILDEAQNTTLSQIKMFLTRMGRNARFIVTGDVTQIDLPKKSDSGLTRSMEILRGVEGIGIVEFDKRDIVRHQLVKYIVDAFDKYAGDTRKEPEQSNSKTE; this is translated from the coding sequence ATGACCGAAGCTGTCGGAAAAGAGATCGCCATCGAGGGTGTCGACCCCCGGGAGCTCTACGGCCCCCGGAATACCTACCTCGACCAGATCAAAGCGCTCCACCCCCAACTCAGGATCGTAGCGCGCGGTTCGTCGCTCAAAGTGCTGGGCTCGGAGGCCGAAACCCAACGGTTCGGCCGGCATATGGAGGGGCTGGTGGCCTATTACCTCAAATACGGGCACATCTCGTCCGAAGTCATCGCGCAGGCTTTTGCAGGCGGTATCGCCGGACAGGAAGCCCCGGCTGACAAGGACGTCATCGTCTACGGCAACAACGGCAATATCATCCGTGCCCGCACGGTCAACCAGCAGAAGCTGGTGTCGCTCTACGGGCGCAACGACCTGCTGTTCGCCGTCGGGCCCGCCGGGTCGGGCAAGACCTATACGGCCATCGCGCTGGCCGTGCGCGCGTTGAAGGAGAAGGAGGTGCGGCGTATCATCCTCACGCGTCCGGCGGTCGAGGCGGGCGAGAAACTCGGGTTCCTGCCGGGTGACATGAAGGAGAAGCTCGACCCCTACCTGCAACCCCTCTACGATGCGCTGAACGACATGATCCCGCCGGCCAAGCTGGCGAAATACCTCGAAGAGGGGACGGTACAGATCGCGCCGCTGGCCTACATGCGCGGCCGTACGCTCGACAATGCGTTCGTCATCCTCGACGAGGCGCAGAATACGACCCTGTCGCAGATCAAGATGTTCCTCACGCGCATGGGGCGCAACGCCAGGTTCATCGTCACGGGCGACGTGACGCAGATCGACCTGCCGAAGAAAAGCGACAGCGGGCTGACCCGCTCGATGGAGATCCTGCGCGGTGTCGAGGGAATCGGCATCGTGGAGTTCGACAAACGCGACATCGTGCGCCACCAACTGGTCAAATACATCGTCGACGCATTCGACAAATATGCCGGGGATACCCGGAAAGAACCTGAACAATCAAACTCAAAAACCGAATAA
- a CDS encoding porin family protein — MIRKIAMTLLLAACIWPALAQRPRTRVEWGVIGGINIPDYTTNMSKTDVKNKLGWQAGIVTAVNLGAFAIEPQILYVRQGLRIKPEGAKEINLKSNSIDVPVLVSLRLLRPFRFYAGPVFTVMNDCKQKSGGDLLDFGRVRPTMSYTVGAGVKLLGHMLIDLRYNGQFKGKEDVVLPDGSRLDKLRSYNVALSVGYLF; from the coding sequence ATGATTCGTAAAATTGCAATGACCCTGTTGCTGGCGGCCTGCATATGGCCGGCCCTTGCGCAGCGCCCCCGCACGCGGGTCGAGTGGGGTGTGATCGGCGGTATCAACATCCCCGACTATACGACCAACATGTCGAAGACCGATGTCAAGAATAAACTGGGCTGGCAGGCCGGTATCGTCACGGCAGTCAACCTGGGCGCCTTCGCCATCGAGCCGCAGATCCTTTACGTGCGCCAGGGGCTCCGCATCAAACCCGAAGGGGCGAAGGAGATCAACCTCAAGTCGAACTCGATCGACGTCCCGGTGCTCGTGTCGCTGCGCCTGCTCAGGCCGTTCCGTTTCTATGCGGGCCCGGTGTTCACCGTGATGAACGACTGTAAACAGAAGTCGGGCGGCGACCTGCTGGATTTCGGCCGCGTACGTCCCACGATGTCCTATACGGTGGGTGCAGGCGTCAAATTGCTGGGTCACATGCTCATCGACCTGCGCTACAACGGCCAGTTCAAAGGCAAGGAGGACGTGGTGCTGCCCGACGGCAGCCGCCTCGACAAGCTCCGTTCGTATAACGTCGCCCTCAGCGTCGGTTACCTGTTTTAG
- a CDS encoding MFS transporter: MDKKSSPMRVDKVDKRVLWPVLMGFFIMGFCDIVAPISGRIATEFPASQQAAVSFLPTMVFLWFLVLSTPLAALMNRIGRKAMSMIGYAFTIAGLLVPFLAGEGCALGWYFAGFGLLGIGNTALQVAINPLLATIVPGERMTSYLTVGQIFRNTSLLLLAPIVTALVALTGSWRLLLPIYAGLTVLGGIWLQFTTVAEPERSGHAAGMSDCFRLLRNRAVLLCTLGVACFIAGDVGIGFLSVRLIDNPDSILTTTGFYACRIVGTLVGAWVLVRLSDVKYLSWNMVGALVLCVVLLFVRNEAAIYAAVGLMGFAMACVFATFYAVATKAVPEQANGVAGLMIMAIAAGAVSGPVCGAIIRWTGNPHLGMLFVALCVGYMLWASIKLKIK, from the coding sequence ATGGATAAAAAATCGTCGCCGATGCGTGTCGACAAAGTAGATAAACGTGTTCTCTGGCCCGTGCTTATGGGCTTCTTTATCATGGGGTTCTGCGATATCGTGGCTCCGATCTCGGGGCGTATCGCCACCGAATTTCCCGCATCGCAGCAGGCGGCCGTGAGTTTCCTGCCTACGATGGTGTTCCTCTGGTTCCTCGTGCTGTCGACCCCCTTGGCGGCACTGATGAACCGCATCGGCCGCAAGGCCATGTCGATGATCGGCTATGCATTCACGATCGCCGGGCTGTTGGTGCCCTTCCTCGCGGGCGAGGGCTGCGCACTGGGCTGGTACTTCGCCGGCTTCGGGCTGCTCGGTATCGGCAATACGGCGCTCCAGGTGGCGATCAACCCCCTGCTGGCGACCATCGTGCCGGGCGAGCGGATGACGAGCTACCTGACCGTGGGGCAGATTTTCCGCAACACCTCGCTGTTGCTGCTGGCTCCGATCGTCACGGCGCTCGTGGCGCTCACGGGTTCGTGGCGTCTGCTGCTGCCGATCTATGCCGGGCTCACCGTGCTGGGCGGCATCTGGCTGCAATTTACCACCGTGGCCGAACCCGAACGCAGCGGGCATGCGGCGGGGATGTCCGATTGTTTCCGGCTGCTGAGGAACAGGGCAGTCCTGTTATGTACGCTGGGCGTGGCGTGTTTCATCGCCGGGGACGTCGGGATCGGATTCCTCTCGGTACGGCTGATCGACAACCCCGATTCGATCCTCACCACTACGGGGTTCTATGCCTGCCGCATCGTCGGTACGCTGGTCGGAGCCTGGGTGCTGGTGCGCCTTTCGGACGTGAAATACCTGAGCTGGAATATGGTCGGGGCGCTGGTGCTCTGCGTGGTGCTGCTTTTCGTACGCAACGAAGCTGCGATTTATGCGGCCGTCGGGCTGATGGGCTTCGCCATGGCCTGCGTTTTCGCCACCTTCTATGCCGTGGCGACCAAAGCCGTGCCCGAACAGGCCAACGGGGTTGCGGGGCTGATGATTATGGCCATTGCCGCCGGGGCCGTCTCGGGGCCCGTATGTGGGGCGATTATCCGCTGGACGGGGAACCCCCACCTGGGGATGCTGTTCGTCGCCCTCTGCGTGGGCTATATGCTCTGGGCAAGTATCAAATTGAAAATCAAATAA